One Benincasa hispida cultivar B227 chromosome 5, ASM972705v1, whole genome shotgun sequence genomic window carries:
- the LOC120077417 gene encoding disease resistance protein At4g27190-like → MDAVVGVVVEYTIRPILHQLGYLFRYNGNVKKLQEKHKTLETTRDTVQILVSQDKGKGNAIFDEVTKWLDNVKEVSNMTKQNKELNPSCFNFVKRHRLSRKSKKMVEDIAELINEGRRFNKDRIGYPVPSSDTNCPTIPTDYQIIESRTLLVENIKDALANPNVNKVGVCGMGGVGKTSLLNEVKKLVLENNLFDRVIQVEVGQSKSVIDIQEEIRGALNMQCGKITASLLQTHIIERKENILFMLDDLWKDYDLEKEFGIPCRSESRTEGCKILMTSRSRHTLTNQMNIEKLFEVNPVTKKESWMFFTAIVGEYVEDGYIQQIAKDVVNECGGLPIALKVIAKALKGKRVEIWKDALKKLKNPVVVNISGVSDRLYSCLQFSYDSIEDEAKLVLLLCSVFPDDHRIYVKDLQMYAVGMGFLNHINTWEDARNRVIKLVDDLKSSNLLLAPDEEEGEEYVKIHDVIHDFGKYIASKTDKMSSLTYRSGQKELQENDRHGTYNAIYLNCSEFLNYPQKLELPNLQLLILRNVLLDYKVIPIPVAFFEGMNGVRVLDVRVAHLGQPQLTSLTQSLKNLQTLCLSNCGSIDIDTISQLKKLEILRIHHCIIKEVTVTMSELTQLKVLDFANCSSLKVIHPNVIANMTRLEELNLETDFKRWGENVSYKKKLIKNAELSELNCLTHLLYLNVTIPNIHTLSNELSIERVQNLEKFCIHVGAGYAMKNERWARILILHIKSPIDSIGEIPHILLQKCEQLDVQDSVGFTKIIYNPSGNNISYPHLKQLNICINNNSKAKIYFSEDEDEDEDEDEDEDEDEDEDKDEDEDEDEDEDEDLDMQRGIGDITPDFQVKQQIMVTT, encoded by the coding sequence ATGGATGCTGTAGTCGGGGTGGTAGTGGAGTATACAATTAGACCCATTTTGCATCAACTAGGTTACCTCTTTCGTTACAATGGAAATGTCAAGAAACTTCAAGAGAAACATAAAACTCTCGAGACTACTAGAGATACCGTGCAAATTTTGGTTAGTCAAGATAAAGGCAAAGGGAATGCAATTTTCGATGAAGTTACCAAGTGGTTGGATAATGTGAAGGAAGTTTCGAACatgacaaaacaaaataaagaacTTAATCCCTCGTGCTTTAATTTTGTCAAACGACATCGATTATCTAGAAAATCAAAGAAGATGGTGGAAGATATTGCTGAACTCATAAATGAAGGAAGAAGGTTTAATAAAGATCGTATTGGTTATCCTGTACCTTCTTCAGATACTAATTGTCCTACCATCCCTACAGATTATCAAATTATTGAGTCAAGAACTTTATTGGTTGAAAATATTAAAGATGCACTTGCAAATCCTAATGTGAACAAAGTTGGAGTATGTGGTATGGGAGGTGTTGGGAAAACTTCGTTGTTGAATGAAGTTAAGAAGTTAGTGTTGGAAAACAATTTGTTTGATCGAGTGATTCAGGTGGAAGTGGGTCAATCCAAGAGTGTAATCGACATTCAAGAAGAAATTAGAGGTGCATTAAATATGCAATGTGGGAAGATAACAGCATCTCTCCTACAAACTCATATTATTGAGAGGAAAGAGaatatcttgtttatgttggatgATTTGTGGAAGGATTACGATCTTGAAAAAGAGTTTGGGATTCCTTGTCGTTCAGAATCGAGGACGGAAGGGTGTAAGATACTTATGACAAGTCGTTCTCGACATACATTAACAAATCAAATGAATATAGAAAAGTTGTTTGAGGTGAATCCTGTAACGAAAAAAGAGTCTTGGATGTTTTTCACCGCAATAGTTGGCGAGTATGTTGAAGATGGATATATACAACAAATAGCGAAGGATGTGGTCAATGAATGTGGAGGATTACCAATTGCACTTAAAGTTATAGCAAAAGCATTGAAGGGAAAGAGAGTAGAGATATGGAAGGATGCTCtcaagaaattgaaaaatccaGTTGTAGTGAATATTTCAGGAGTGAGTGACCGATTGTATTCTTGTCTTCAATTCAGTTACGATTCAATAGAAGATGAAGCTAAGTTAGTATTGCTTCTATGTAGTGTATTTCCAGATGATCACAGGATTTATGTGAAGGATTTGCAGATGTATGCAGTGGGTATGGGATTTCTAAATCACATAAATACTTGGGAAGATGCAAGGAATAGAGTGATTAAGTTGGTTGATGATCTTAAATCCTCTAATTTACTTCTAGCGcctgatgaagaagaaggggaGGAATACGTTAAAATCCACGATGTGATACACGATTTTGGCAAATACATTGCATCAAAGACAGATAAGATGTCATCATTGACCTATAGGAGTGGACAAAAGGAATTGCAGGAAAATGATAGACATGGAACTTATAATGCAATCTATTTAAATTGTTCGGAGTTTCTCAACTATCCCCAAAAGTTAGAGCTTCCAAACCTTCAGCTGTTAATATTAAGAAACGttcttttggattataaagtGATTCCGATTCCGGTTGCTTTTTTTGAAGGAATGAACGGGGTTCGAGTTTTGGATGTGAGAGTTGCGCATTTGGGTCAACCACAATTGACATCATTAACCCAATCGTTAAAGAACCTTCAAACATTGTGCTTGTCAAACTGTGGATCTATTGATATTGATACAATTAGTCAGctaaagaaattagaaattttgaggattcatcatTGTATAATTAAAGAAGTGACCGTAACTATGAGTGAATTGACACAACTTAAGGTGTTGGATTTTGCGAACTGTTCTAGCTTGAAGGTTATTCATCCAAACGTTATTGCAAATATGACAAGGCTAGAGGAGTTAAATTTAGAGACGGACTTCAAAAGATGGGGAGAGAACGTAAGTTACAAAAAGAAATTGATTAAGAATGCCGAACTTTCGGAATTGAATTGTCTTACACATCTTTTATATTTAAACGTAACAATTCCGAATATTCACACTCTGTCAAATGAGTTAAGCATAGAAAGAGTGCagaatttagaaaaattttgtATTCATGTTGGTGCTGGGTACGCCATGAAGAATGAGAGATGGGCAAGAATCTTGATTCTTCATATAAAGTCACCCATTGATTCAATTGGTGAGATACCACATATACTATTACAAAAATGTGAACAACTGGATGTACAAGATTCAGTGGGTTTTACAAAGATTATTTACAATCCAAGTGGAAATAATATAAGTTATCCTCATTTGAAGCAACTAAATATTTGCATTAACAATAATTCCAAAGCAAAAATTTACTTTAGTGAAGACGAGGATGAAGACGAAGACGAAGACGAAGACGAGGACGAGGACGAGGACGAGGACAAGGACGAAGACGAAGACGAGGACGAAGACGAGGACGAAGACTTGGATATGCAACGTGGGATTGGGGATATCACTCCTGATTTTCAGGTAAAGCAACAAATTATGGTTACAACTTAG
- the LOC120078722 gene encoding uncharacterized protein LOC120078722, whose protein sequence is MKQIERIHANGKIETFAEDEASQLVPHEIVLFPSLRFWVTHCKSVKRRSCWVKPDSFPKLEDLKVIGSKDEDMVNFPFEMHQILYGIENITFQHVFELVKVFKNGKESNRNYESSTVVKVKHLTLNNLPDLTHVWDDNLSCCFDSLEKIEIERCKKLKYLLPSSITFFNLTRIAVDYCTGMMHLFKSSVAKDLVNLKGMSITNCTEMSCIVDVAEEEEESREEEIVFNRLEYLELYNLPRLTCFCFGKCLLKFFCLKILDIKKCPEMKTFSYGKISAPKLLFMSMEREKLSTTHGINAIIEDTWNDEILRSIKNLFTKH, encoded by the exons ATGAAGCAAATTGAAAGAATACATGCAAATggtaaaattgaaacatttgcaGAGGATGAAGCTTCCCAGTTGGTTCCCCATGAG ATTGTATTATTCCCAAGCTTGAGATTTTGGGTAACCCACTGCAAATCGGTCAAAAGAAGAAGCTGTTGGGTTAAACCAGATTCATTTCCCAAACTGGAAGATCTAAAAGTGATTGGTTCCAAGGATGAGGACATGGTTAATTTTCCATTCGAAATGCATCAAATATTATACGGAATTGAAAATATCACATTTCAACATGTCTTCGAATTAGTAAAAGTATTTAAGAATGGAAAAGAAAGCAACAGGAATTATGAAAGTAGTACTGTTGTAAAAGTGAAGCATTTAACTTTGAATAATCTTCCTGACCTTACACACGTGTGGGATGACAACCTAAGTTGCTGCTTTGATAGTTTGGAAAAGATTGAAATAGAAAGATGTAAGAAACTGAAGTATTTACTGCCATCATCAATTACATTCTTCAATTTGACACGTATTGCAGTTGATTATTGCACTGGAATGATGCATTTGTTTAAGTCTTCGGTTGCGAAGGATCTAGTGAATCTCAAGGGAATGTCCATAACAAATTGTACAGAAATGAGTTGTATAGTTGATgtggcagaagaagaagaagaaagcagGGAAGAAGAAATTGTTTTCAATAGATTGGAATATTTGGAATTGTATAATTTACCAAGATTGACTTGCTTTTGCTTTGGAAAATGCTTACTTAAGTTCTTCTGCTTGAAGATATTGGACATAAAAAAATGTCCTGAAATGAAGACATTTTCATATGGAAAAATAAGTGCGCCCAAATTGTTATTTATGTCCatggagagagaaaaattaTCGACAACTCATGGAATAAATGCCATTATTGAAGACACCTGGAACGATGAGATTCTCAGAAGCATCAAAAATTTGTTCACAAAACATTAG
- the LOC120077418 gene encoding probable disease resistance protein At5g43740, protein MDAVVGVVVEYTIGPILHQLGYLFRYNGNIKKLQEKHRTLETTKDTVQILVSQDKGKGNAIFNEVTKWLDNVKEVSDMTKQNEELNPSCFNFVKRHQLSRKAKKMVEDIAELINEGRQFNKDNIDYPVPSSDINCPTIPTDYQIIESRTLLVENIKDALANPNVNKLGVCGMAGVGKTSLLNEVKKLVLESNLFDRVIQVEVGQSKNVIDIQEEIRGALNMQCGKITASLLQTHITERKENILFMFDDLWKDYDLEKEFGIPCRSESRTEGCKILMTSRSRHTLTNQMNIEKLFELNSLTKKESWKFFIAIVGECVEDGYIQQIAKDIVNECGGLPIALKIMAKALKEKRVEIWKDALKKLKNPVVVNTAGVSDQLYSCLQFSYDSIENGLQKMGREGKVQKEID, encoded by the coding sequence ATGGATGCTGTAGTCGGGGTGGTAGTGGAGTATACAATTGGACCCATTTTGCATCAACTAGGTTACCTCTTTCGTTACAATGGAAATATCAAGAAACTTCAAGAGAAACATAGAACTCTCGAGACTACTAAAGATACCGTGCAAATTTTGGTTAGTCAAGATAAAGGCAAAGGGAATGCAATTTTCAATGAAGTTACGAAGTGGTTGGATAATGTGAAGGAAGTTTCGGACATGACAAAACAAAATGAAGAACTTAATCCCTCGTGCTTTAATTTTGTCAAACGACATCAATTATCTAGaaaagcaaagaagatggtggAAGATATTGCTGAACTCATAAATGAAGGAAGACAGTTTAATAAAGATAATATTGATTATCCTGTACCTTCTTCAGATATTAATTGTCCTACCATCCCTACAGATTATCAAATTATTGAGTCAAGAACTTTACTGGTTGAAAACATTAAAGATGCACTTGCAAATCCTAATGTGAACAAACTTGGAGTATGTGGTATGGCAGGTGTTGGGAAAACTTCGTTGTTGAATGAAGTTAAGAAGTTAGTGTTGGAAAGCAATCTGTTTGATCGAGTGATTCAGGTGGAAGTGGGTCAATCTAAGAATGTAATCGACATTCAAGAAGAAATTAGAGGTGCATTAAATATGCAATGTGGGAAGATAACAGCATCTCTCCTACAGACTCATATTACTGAGAGGAAAGAGAATATCTTGTTTATGTTTGATGATTTGTGGAAGGATTATGATCTTGAAAAAGAGTTTGGAATTCCTTGTCGTTCAGAATCAAGGACGGAAGGGTGTAAGATACTTATGACAAGTCGTTCTCGACATACATTAACAAATCAAATGAATATAGAAAAGTTGTTCGAGCTGAATTCTCTAACTAAAAAAGAGTCTTGGAAGTTTTTCATCGCAATAGTTGGTGAGTGTGTTGAAGATGGATATATACAACAAATAGCAAAGgatatagttaatgaatgtggAGGATTACCGATTGCACTTAAAATTATGGCAAAAGcattgaaggaaaaaagagtAGAGATATGGAAGGATGCTCtcaagaaattgaaaaatccaGTTGTAGTGAATACTGCAGGAGTTAGTGACCAATTGTATTCTTGTCTTCAATTCAGTTATGATTCAATAGAAAACGGACTTCAAAAGATGGGGAGAGAAGGTAAAGTACAAAAAGAAATTGATTAA